A DNA window from Methylocystis heyeri contains the following coding sequences:
- a CDS encoding general stress protein, producing the protein MERTDISVARFSDHTKAEEAVKALAQAGIDMKQLSIVGRGYHTEDNVVGFYNSGERIRFWGKYGAFWGSLWGLFGAGIFLSSPVTGPVMALGGLAVVLLSAVEGALAFGASSAIGAAIYSMGIPENSVLEYEHALKTDSFLVFVHGTAGDVARAKSILATLKPTHLDVHEGVTAGAIPAPVAHAAK; encoded by the coding sequence ATGGAACGCACTGACATTTCGGTCGCCCGCTTCTCCGATCATACAAAAGCGGAGGAGGCCGTTAAGGCGTTGGCGCAAGCCGGTATCGACATGAAGCAGTTGAGCATCGTGGGTCGTGGATATCACACCGAGGACAATGTCGTCGGCTTTTACAACTCCGGCGAGCGCATTCGCTTCTGGGGAAAATACGGCGCCTTTTGGGGTAGTCTATGGGGGCTGTTTGGGGCAGGCATTTTTCTCTCTTCGCCCGTAACAGGGCCCGTCATGGCGCTTGGCGGTCTTGCTGTGGTCCTCCTCTCCGCTGTCGAGGGCGCACTCGCATTCGGCGCGTCCAGCGCCATCGGCGCCGCGATCTACAGCATGGGCATTCCCGAGAATAGCGTTCTCGAATACGAGCACGCTTTGAAAACCGATTCATTTCTGGTCTTCGTGCATGGAACGGCGGGAGACGTGGCTCGCGCGAAATCGATCCTCGCCACTCTTAAGCCGACGCATCTTGATGTGCACGAGGGCGTAACGGCGGGGGCGATCCCGGCGCCTGTCGCTCATGCCGCGAAGTGA
- a CDS encoding DUF3309 family protein — protein MSLGTIIIILLILMLVGAIPTWPHSASWGYFPSGALGTILIVVLILVLLGRI, from the coding sequence ATGTCTCTTGGAACAATCATCATCATCCTTCTCATCCTGATGCTCGTCGGCGCCATCCCCACTTGGCCCCACAGCGCCAGTTGGGGCTATTTTCCGTCCGGCGCGTTGGGAACGATCCTGATCGTGGTGCTCATCCTTGTTTTGCTGGGTCGGATCTAG
- the dps gene encoding DNA starvation/stationary phase protection protein Dps, with protein MQPTHNTLSENIRGQSVDLLNKHLAAAIDLHAQVKQAHWNVRGPGFIAVHELFDKVAVAVEDYSDIMAERAGALGGGAQGTVQVAAENSFLIPYPLRVADCNEHVFAVSSAFAAFGQSAREAIGLATHYGDAVTADLFTEVSRGIDRQLWFVESHRAPK; from the coding sequence ATGCAGCCCACACACAACACACTATCCGAGAACATTCGGGGGCAGTCCGTCGATCTGCTGAACAAGCATCTGGCGGCGGCGATTGATCTGCACGCTCAGGTCAAGCAGGCGCATTGGAATGTTCGTGGACCCGGATTCATCGCAGTGCACGAACTCTTCGACAAGGTAGCGGTCGCGGTCGAAGATTACTCGGACATTATGGCGGAACGCGCTGGCGCGCTGGGCGGCGGCGCGCAAGGAACCGTGCAGGTCGCTGCCGAAAACTCCTTCCTCATTCCCTATCCCCTTCGCGTCGCCGACTGCAACGAGCATGTTTTCGCCGTTTCGAGCGCTTTTGCCGCTTTTGGTCAATCCGCGCGCGAGGCGATCGGTCTCGCCACGCACTACGGCGACGCGGTTACGGCGGATTTATTCACCGAGGTGTCGCGCGGGATTGATCGGCAGCTCTGGTTCGTCGAGTCGCACCGGGCTCCAAAATGA
- a CDS encoding Spy/CpxP family protein refolding chaperone — MRFLIVATAAALALPGLSSGVRAAPPQQASEHQQLSAEQIAAFTDARIAALKAGLKLTPTQEKNWPVLEAALREIAKDRSARAVEWREKAKEHHEKRDLIEGFRLRAKHLAARGAELEKIADAAKPLYDGLDDAQKHRFGVLLHEVFKHHEHHMHWGVHPDEQSDEDSYNEPQE; from the coding sequence ATGCGTTTTCTGATAGTCGCGACAGCTGCGGCGCTCGCTCTGCCTGGCCTTTCCTCCGGCGTCCGGGCTGCGCCGCCCCAACAGGCAAGCGAACACCAGCAACTTTCAGCGGAGCAAATCGCCGCCTTTACCGATGCGCGCATCGCCGCCCTGAAGGCCGGATTGAAACTGACGCCGACGCAGGAAAAGAATTGGCCTGTGCTCGAGGCCGCGCTGCGCGAGATCGCCAAAGACCGATCCGCCCGCGCCGTCGAATGGCGCGAGAAAGCCAAAGAACATCACGAGAAACGCGACTTGATCGAGGGCTTCCGGCTCCGTGCGAAACACCTCGCGGCTCGCGGCGCCGAATTGGAAAAAATCGCCGATGCGGCCAAGCCCCTCTATGACGGTCTAGATGACGCACAAAAACATCGCTTTGGCGTTCTTCTCCACGAGGTCTTCAAGCATCACGAACACCACATGCATTGGGGCGTGCACCCCGATGAGCAATCGGACGAAGATAGTTATAACGAACCCCAGGAATGA